Proteins co-encoded in one Stomoxys calcitrans chromosome 5, idStoCalc2.1, whole genome shotgun sequence genomic window:
- the LOC106082651 gene encoding probable cytochrome P450 301a1, mitochondrial isoform X1, translated as MMPFIGQYTIGDVAKISSQLHEQYGQIVKFGGLIGRPDLLFLYDVDEIEKCYRSEGTTPFRPSMPSIVKYKSVVRKDFFGDLGGVVGVHGEPWRQFRSKVQKPVLQLSTVRRYLQPLEVVTDDFLQRCESLLDVNSELPEDFDNEIHKWSLECIGRVALDTRLGCLESNLSPDSEPQQIINAAKYALRNVATLELKAPYWRYFPTPLWTHYVKNMNFFVEVCMKYIKSATERLKSQGPCQNGEPSLLEKVIMSQKDEKIATIMALDLILVGIDTISMAVCSMLYQLATRPEEQQKVHEELKRLIPDPSTPLTLQLLDQMHYLKAFIKEVFRMYSTVIGNGRTLQEDTVISGYRVPKGVQAVFPTIVTGNMEKYVTDAASFRPERWLKPSQGGFEGNLHPFASLPYGYGARMCLGRRFADLEMQILLSKLLRSYKLEYEHEPLNYAVTFMYAPEGPLKFKMTKY; from the exons atgATGCCTTTTATTGGTCAATATACCATAGGAGATGTGGCAAAAATTTCCTCTCAATTACATGAACAGTATGGACAAATTGTCAAATTTGGAGGTTTGATAGGTAGACCAGATCTCTTGTTTCTGTATGATGTGGATGAAATTGAAAAG TGCTATCGTTCTGAAGGAACTACACCCTTTCGTCCCTCTATGCCTAGCATAGTGAAATACAAAAGTGTGGTGCGCAAAGACTTTTTTGGAGATTTGGGAGGTGTGGTGGGAGT gcaTGGCGAACCCTGGCGGCAATTTCGTTCTAAAGTTCAAAAGCCAGTGCTACAATTATCAACAGTACGCAGATATCTACAGCCCTTGGAAGTAGTAACGGACGATTTTCTGCAGCGTTGTGAATCACTGTTGGATGTAAATTCTGAATTGCCTGAAGATTTTGATAATGAAATCCACAAATGGTCCTTGGAAT GTATTGGACGTGTTGCTTTGGATACCCGCTTAGGTTGTTTGGAATCCAATTTATCTCCTGATTCGGAACCCCAACAAATCATCAATGCTGCAAAATATGCTTTGCGTAATGTGGCCACATTGGAATTGAAGGCTCCATATTGGCGATATTTTCCCACACCTCTGTGGACTCACTATGTGAAGAATATGAACTTTTTCGTGGA AGTTTGCATGAAGTACATCAAATCGGCTACAGAACGTTTAAAATCCCAAGGACCCTGTCAAAATGGAGAACCTTCTTTGCTGGAAAAGGTCATCATGTCACAAAAAGATGAAAAAATTGCCACCATTATGGCTTTGGATTTAATACTAGTTGGCATAGATACG ATTTCCATGGCTGTTTGCTCCATGTTATACCAATTGGCCACACGTCCCGAAGAACAACAGAAAGTCCATGAGGAACTAAAGCGACTGATACCTGATCCCTCTACACCATTGACCTTGCAACTTCTGGATCAAATGCATTATCTTAAAGCCTTTATTAAGGAAGTCTTCCGCATGTACAGTACAGTGATAGGCAATGGCCGAACGCTGCAGGAAGACACAGTCATAAGTGGTTATCGAGTGCCCAAAGGT GTTCAAGCTGTCTTCCCCACCATTGTTACCGGCAACATGGAGAAATATGTCACTGATGCTGCCTCATTTAGACCCGAGAGATGGCTTAAGCCCAGTCAAGGTGGTTTTGAGGGCAATCTTCATCCCTTCGCCTCCCTACCCTATGGCTATGGTGCGCGCATGTGTTTGGGTCGACGTTTTGCCGATCTGGAAATGCAAATACTTTTATCAAAACTTTTGCGTTCTTATAAATTGGAATACGAACATGAACCCCTAAACTATGCGGTGACATTTATGTATGCCCCAGAAGGACCCTTGAAGTTCAAGATGACCAAGTATTAA
- the LOC106082649 gene encoding histone-lysine N-methyltransferase eggless, with amino-acid sequence MSEESKTTEINVGQSNTPALLEDEKKDAEKMPAEENSPSEIQLAKTGQESNDTETTAATNDEKAVKTDDVGLRTDISAEAVENIDVNKEDSNIEGPQEAAKSPSLSLDLNIENDFSLSNDNVETPTLDNLLEEENSQTTKSPILEAIDMEAKSPDNVDNSTLDNLLEEESSQTSKLPILKATDMEAKSPDNVDNSTLDNLLEEESSQTAKSPILEAIDMEATSSILEATDMETKSPLLAPADMAAKSLLLAATDMEAMDVKSSSSEVPEESLNSPVMDITESEAKSKTPELETIQREVETLASNTAAEENMDNKDTEEVLKSTPPEENLDSNSLDKCLLGEESNIDDIELDEEKTESEALLKESDLPIEDLPVGKNKDSATLTKERNEESSKNDVPTDSKIEEVQNLDTSKTANKEVAMVGVAATEKTASEVSKSIESTKPIKDIAADGEPSAGDVEIMDTCDSQESTNLVIDETCDTAGTREENESPSIKAAEDDADMVIQEDVVKKTKKTITLDGEIVDTIETDDQSKDEPQVNVDSKTETKTLDEGKDDDVITIEQPHPIIEIDDEDEEDEPTPSTASKSEKNAVQPMEIEEDTSLPTTTTNKENFVEDDLLTVAAEKSLEDIEKEELQKKSEDLSQEEEDDDTTDEVFYNKECINYECPHKHKQYFRVPQFAFSYFKVNKKKFKTQYICAVCYDKALDMYEEYCGLISAKQPLLLENIPSGRQEFVEIIDSSDEEDTSEVSKVLEPTNPSFSKSDLTIIEKELHDTIKSVLERVEIQNQLTWSKTILTERLKRLEKETEFVDTELKSLQRKADKMHEGLYSCPKIKIRQLQPLDLNSGKAMTLDGTQSNDVQSIPPVGEIERPPIQINGTYYAVKNNAIASWVPCKILEQTEGGSLAQKNVKYYRIKFLKSQHTMLKTVPAKYLAYYDPPSVRLPIGTRVIAYFDATSLARGREKINVQSAFYPGIIAEPLKPNNKFRYLIFYDDGYTQYVYHKDVRLVCLVSENVWEDVHPASRDFIQKYLTQYSINRPMVQTQKGQSMNTESNGYWLHARVVDIDCSLVLMQFEGSKSHTEWIYRGSLRLGPVFKEYQKTLQKNSNLPVSRLSRRTEPFIRYTEDEESSSQQQQQHQQQQQQQQNEKTNETNRAVARKTFGRPESMMNSSQPQSQQAPAPTVKHLNNSTIYVEDENKPKGKVVYYTAKRNLPPRKYKPHQCGPSCLYSITHNLSAYSPLSKPLLSGWERFILRQKIKKVVTYRAPCGKILRNMKELHHYLRRTNNVLNVDNFDFSHETSCLAEYVIESAIITKRDISMGQEKMAIPLVNYYDNTLPPECKYSAKVIPTEGVHINTDPEFFAGCDCDDDCSDKSKCSCWQLTLAGAKYGNPNTPPEEVGYQYKRLLEHVPTGIYECNPRCKCKQNCLNRVVQHSLQIKLQVFKTSNRGWGLRCINDVPRGSFVCVYAGHLLTEAKANEGGQDAGDEYFAELDYIEVAEQIKEGYESEVEPPEPEEEEAYLPDQDDDFTPSKSFLTRSKRNSLRTSRLDEDSQERQVINFNPNADMNEDSVRENSIRKLYGKDEACYVMDAKISGNLGRYFNHSCAPNMFVQNVFVDTHDLRFPWVAFFASCNIRAGTELTWNYNYEVGVVPGKVLYCQCGAANCRLRLL; translated from the exons ATGTCGGAGGAAAGTAAAACCACAGAAATAAACGTGGGGCAAAGCAATACGCCGGCTTTGTTGGAAGACGAAAAGAAAGATGCTGAAAAAATGCCGGCTGAAGAAAATTCGCCAAG tgaaatacaaCTTGCCAAAACTGGACAAGAGAGCAACGACACAGAAACTACTGCTGCCACGAACGATGAAAAGGCAGTTAAGACAGATGATGTAGGTCTAAGGACAGACATATCGGCTGAAGCAGTAGAAAATATAGATGTAAACAAGGAAGACTCAAATATAGAAGGACCTCAAGAAGCCGCCAAAAGTCCATCCTTGAGCCTAGATCTGAATATTGAAAATGATTTTTCTTTATCTAATGACAACGTTGAAACTCCCACATTGGATAATCTTTTGGAAGAGGAAAATTCTCAGACAACGAAATCTCCCATATTAGAAGCAATTGATATGGAGGCTAAATCTCCCGATAACGTTGACAATTCTACCTTGGATAATCTTTTAGAAGAGGAAAGTTCACAGACATCAAAATTGCCCATATTAAAAGCCACTGATATGGAGGCAAAATCTCCCGATAACGTTGACAATTCTACCTTGGATAATCTTTTAGAAGAGGAAAGTTCACAGACAGCAAAATCTCCCATATTAGAAGCAATTGATATGGAGGCCACATCTTCCATATTGGAAGCAACTGATATGGAAACCAAATCTCCCTTACTAGCCCCAGCTGATATGGCAGCCAAATCCCTTTTATTAGCAGCAACTGATATGGAGGCAATGGATGTGAAAAGTTCTTCTTCAGAAGTACCTGAAGAATCATTAAACAGTCCCGTTATGGATATAACAGAGAGTGAAGCTAAATCCAAAACTCCAGAACTTGAAACAATTCAAAGAGAAGTAGAAACTTTGGCGTCAAATACGGCTGCAGAAGAAAACATGGATAATAAAGATACTGAGGAAGTTCTCAAATCAACCCCACCGGAGGAAAATTTAGATTCCAATAGCCTTGATAAGTGTTTATTAGGAGAGGAATCCAATATTGATGATATAGAACTGGATGAAGAGAAAACCGAATCAGAAGCTTTGTTAAAGGAAAGTGATTTACCCATTGAGGATCTACCAGTTGGTAAGAACAAGGACTCTGCCACTTTGACCAAAGAGAGAAACGAAGAGAGTAGTAAAAATGATGTACCCACTGACTCCAAGATTGAAGaggtccaaaatttggatactagCAAAACAGCTAATAAGGAAGTAGCAATGGTTGGAGTTGCAGCCACAGAGAAAACTGCCAGTGAAGTTTCGAAATCGATCGAAAGCACCAAACCCATTAAGGACATTGCCGCTGACGGTGAGCCAAGCGCTGGTGATGTGGAAATTATGGATACTTGTGATAGCCAAGAATCCACAAATTTAGTTATAGACGAGACTTGTGACACAGCTGGGACTAGAGAGGAGAACGAGAGTCCAAGTATCAAGGCAGCGGAGGATGATGCGGATATGGTAATACAGGAAGATGTTGTTAAAAAGACCAAGAAAACCATAACCCTAGATGGGGAAATTGTGGACACTATTGAAACTGATGATCAAAGCAAGGACGAGCCACAAGTGAACGTTGATAGTAAAACTGAAACAAAAACTTTGGATGAGGGTAAAGATGATGATGTCATTACCATAGAACAACCGCATCCGATAATTGAAATCGATGATGAAGACGAAGAAGATGAGCCCACACCCTCAACTGCATCAAAATCCGAGAAAAATGCTGTTCAACCCATGGAGATAGAAGAGGACACCAGCCTGCCAACAACCACCACGAATAAAGAAAACTTTGTGGAGGATGACCTTTTGACTGTAGCTGCTGAGAAATCCTTGGAAGACATAGAAAAGGAAGAGCTACAGAAAAAATCCGAGGATCTCAGCCAAGAAGAGGAGGACGATGACACCACCGATGAAGTTTTCTATAACAAAGAATGCATCAACTATGAGTGCCCGCATAAACACAAACAATATTTCCGGGTACCTCAATTTGCCTTCAGCTATTTTAAGGTcaacaaaaagaaatttaaaacgcAATACATTTGTGCCGTATGCTATGATAAGGCTCTGGATATGTATGAG GAATATTGTGGTTTGATAAGCGCCAAGCAACCTTTGCTTTTGGAAAACATTCCCAGTGGACGCCAAGAGTTTGTGGAAATCATTGACAGCAGCGACGAGGAGGATACCTCCGAAGTTTCCAAAGTGTTGGAGCCCACAAATCCTTCGTTCTCTAAAAGTGATTTGACCATTATTGAAAAGGAATTGCATGATACCATTAAATCTGTACTGGAACGTGTGGAGATACAAAACCAATTAACCTGGTCCAAGACCATATTGACCGAACGCCTAAAACGTTTGGAAAAGGAAACGGAATTTGTGGATACTGAGCTAAAATCTTTGCAAAGAAAAGCGGATAAAATGCATGAAGGTTTGTATTCGTGTCCCAAAATCAAGATACGTCAATTGCAGCCTTTGGATTTGAATAGTGGCAAGGCCATGACTCTAGATGGTACACAGTCCAATGATGTGCAG TCAATACCGCCGGTGGGTGAGATCGAAAGGCCACCCATACAAATAAATGGAACTTATTATGCAGTCAAGAATAATGCCATAGCAAGTTGGGTGCCCTGCAAGATACTCGAACAAACCGAAGGTGGCTCCCTGGCACAGAAGAATGTCAAATATTATCGCATAAAATTCCTGAAATCTCAACATACCATGCTAAAAACAGTGCCGGCCAAATATTTGGCTTACTATGATCCTCCTTCGGTTAGATTGCCAATAG GTACTCGCGTCATTGCCTATTTTGATGCCACTTCTCTGGCCAGAGGCAGAGAAAAAATCAATGTACAAAGCGCCTTTTATCCTGGTATTATTGCAGAGCCTCTTAAACCGAACAACAAATTCAG ataTTTAATATTCTATGATGATGGCTACACCCAGTATGTCTACCACAAGGATGTGCGTTTGGTTTGCCTAGTCTCCGAGAATGTTTGGGAAGATGTGCATCCAGCTTCCAGAGACTTTATACAAAAGTACTTAACTCAGTATTCGATTAATCGCCCCATGGTGCAAACACAAAAGGGCCAATCCATGAATACCGAGTCCAATGGCTATTGGCTGCATGCTCGTGTGGTGGATATCGATTGCAGCTTGGTGCTTATGCAATTTGAAGGCAGCAAAAGTCATACAGAGTGGATTTATCGTGGTTCCCTAAGATTGGGACCGGTCTTCAAGGAATACCAAAAGACATTACAAAAGAATTCCAATTTACCTGTGTCCAGATTATCAAGA CGCACAGAACCATTTATACGCTATACCGAAGATGAGGAGTCATCAtcgcagcagcaacaacaacatcaacagcagcagcagcaacaacaaaatgagAAAACCAATGAAACTAATCGAGCTGTGGCTCGCAAAACTTTTGGTCGCCCAGAATCAATGATGAATTCCTCACAACCACAATCACAGCAGGCGCCAGCACCGACGGTAAAACATTTGAATAACTCTACAATTTATGTGGAAGATGAAAATAAGCCCAAGGGAAAG GTTGTTTACTATACCGCTAAGCGTAATTTGCCTCCTCGCAAATATAAGCCCCATCAATGTGGACCTTCGTGTCTCTACAGCATTACACACAATTTGAGTGCATACAGTCCGCTGTCGAAACCCCTACTCTCTGGCTGGGAACGTTTTATCTTGAGGCAGAAAATCAAAAAGGTTGTTACCTATCGTGCTCCCTgtggcaaaattttgagaaacatGAAGGAACTGCATCATTATTTGCGTCGCACCAACAACGTCTTGAATGTGGACAATTTTGATTTTAGTCATGAGACCAGTTGTTTGGCCGAATATGTCATTGAAAGTGCCATCATAACAAAGAGAGATATATCCATGGGTCAAGAGAAAATGGCCATACCTTTGGTGAATTATTATGACAACACTTTGCCACCCGAATGCAAATACTCTGCCAAAGTTATACCTACCGAGGGTGTTCACATCAATACAGATCCTGAATTCTTTGCGGGCTGTGATTGTGATGATGATTGTTCGGATAAATCGAAATGTTCCTGCTGGCAGCTGACCTTGGCTGGTGCTAAATATGGAAATCCCAATACGCCGCCTGAAGAGGTGGGCTATCAATACAAGCGTCTATTGGAGCATGTGCCCACCGGCATATACGAATGCAATCCACGTTGCAAATGCAAACAGAATTGTCTCAATCGTGTGGTTCAACATTCTTTGCAAATCAAATTGCAAGTCTTCAAAACTTCCAACAGAGGCTGGGGTTTGCGGTGCATCAATGATGTGCCGCGGGGCAGTTTTGTTTGTGTCTATGCGGGCCATTTATTGACAGAGGCCAAAGCCAATGAG GGAGGTCAAGATGCTGGCGATGAATATTTTGCCGAATTGGATTACATTGAAGTGGCTGAACAAATCAAAGAGGGTTATGAATCAGAGGTAGAACCACCAGAACCAGAAGAAGAG GAAGCCTATCTACCCGATCAAGATGACGATTTCACCCCTAGCAAATCATTTCTAACACGTTCCAAGAGAAACAGTTTGAGAACCTCACGTTTGGATGAGGACTCACAGGAAAGACAAGTTATAAACTTTAATCCCAATGCAGATATGAATGAAGATTCTGTAAGAGAGaa TTCAATACGCAAACTCTATGGCAAGGATGAGGCTTGCTATGTAATGGATGCAAAAATTTCTGGAAATTTGGGCCGTTATTTCAAT CATTCGTGTGCCCCTAATATGTTTGTGCAGAATGTCTTTGTGGACACCCATGATTTACGTTTTCCTTGGGTAGCCTTCTTCGCTTCGTGTAATATTCGTGCTGGCACAGAATTAACCTGGAATTATAATTACGAAGTGGGTGTGGTGCCGGGCAAAGTTTTATATTGTCAATGTGGCGCAGCCAATTGTCGTTTACGTCTACTTTAA
- the LOC106082642 gene encoding mediator of RNA polymerase II transcription subunit 29, producing the protein MNPNMNMHAMPQQQQQMGAVGQGGPVGVPPNAMMQQSPLMQSSPQQPQQMVSQQQQQQQQQQQQQQMSQNQAQQQQQQQQQQQQQAEKIDNISKVKSLYMPMRESLLMTFRGAAFTLQQNNMADNLKRDTMVNSARFDKYLEEFYAYCDQIEMNLKTAIQCMQQFSSAQKYLPGAVTALRTEPYLQENPSGPMPYPTFLNTVRVHVQSTKDLRDTLISASQNISQAD; encoded by the coding sequence ATGAATCCCAACATGAATATGCACGCCAtgccacaacagcaacaacaaatggGAGCCGTTGGACAAGGTGGTCCTGTTGGTGTTCCACCCAATGCCATGATGCAGCAATCGCCACTCATGCAATCATCACCACAACAGCCCCAACAAATGGTCtcccaacagcagcagcagcaacaacaacaacaacagcagcaacaaatgTCCCAAAATCAAgctcagcagcaacaacaacaacagcagcagcagcaacaacaagccGAGAAAATTGACAATATTTCCAAAGTCAAAAGTTTATATATGCCCATGCGTGAATCTCTACTAATGACCTTCCGTGGTGCGGCATTCACTTTGCAGCAAAATAATATGGCAGACAATCTCAAGCGAGACACAATGGTGAATTCGGCACGCTTTGATAAATACTTGGAGGAATTCTATGCATATTGTGATCAAATTGAAATGAATCTCAAAACAGCCATACAATGCATGCAACAATTCTCTTCGGCACAAAAATATCTTCCAGGCGCTGTCACCGCTTTGAGAACTGAACCTTATTTGCAAGAAAATCCCTCGGGACCCATGCCATATCCCACATTCTTGAATACGGTGCGTGTACATGTACAATCTACCAAAGATTTGCGTGATACTCTCATTAGTGCCTCGCAGAATATATCACAAGCCGATTGA
- the LOC106082643 gene encoding E3 SUMO-protein ligase NSE2, which produces MNVQLKTDLENARQCLLETYHLALTYGDPETHNTEKYLELAAKLSQINETAKRHDEALEAAKESRTIDDFAKEYNNQVSKLEAKKYNPKNSSEYKSFRDQITQMQSLQDGDAGRVECDEFVMESEINVFDPLTKQRMKNPVRNTQCGHHYEKSHILEAIQINKRLRCPVAGCGNKNFVEQKHLKDDNLFKVRLQKIAEQEAAEED; this is translated from the exons atgAATGTTCAATTAAAGACAGATTTGGAAAATGCTCGACAATGCTTATTGGAGACCTATCATTTGGCTTTAACTTATGGTGACCCAG AAACTCATAACACCGAAAAATACCTTGAATTGGCGGCCAAATTAAGTCAAATTAATGAAACTGCCAAACGTCACGATGAGGCATTAGAAGCAGCCAAAGAATCTCGTACCATTGATGATTTTGCTAAAGAATACAACAATCAAGTTAGTAAATTGGAAGCAAAGAAATACAATCCCAAAAATTCATCAGAATATAAGAGCTTTCGTGATCAAATAACACAAATGCAGAGTCTGCAAGACGGCGATGCGGGGCGCGTGGAATGTGATGAATTTGTTATGGAGAGTGAAATCAATGTTTTTGATCCTCTAACCAAACAAAGAATGAAAAATCCAGTACGCAATACTCAATGTGGTCACCATTATGAGAAGAGCCATATTCTGGAAGCCATACAGATCAATAAACGTTTAAGATGTCCCGTGGCAGGATGTGGTAATAAAAACTTTGttgaacaaaaacatttgaaagaTGATAATTTATTCAAAGTACGCTTACAAAAGATAGCTGAGCAAGAAGCCGCTGAAGAAGACTGA